One part of the Candidatus Bathyarchaeota archaeon genome encodes these proteins:
- a CDS encoding DUF488 domain-containing protein, whose protein sequence is MSSIRRVWCIGYSGRSIEEFLEKLRENRIELVVDIRRFPVSKFEAYRRDRLAEILAKKGIAYLWLGDLLGGYRTGGFENYMKTDDFKRGLQRLIEEADIRRTCIMCLERKQRYCHRRFIAKALEERGFEVLEIP, encoded by the coding sequence GTGTCCTCGATTAGACGCGTGTGGTGTATAGGCTACTCGGGTAGAAGTATCGAGGAGTTTCTAGAAAAGCTCAGAGAGAACCGTATAGAGCTTGTCGTGGACATCAGGAGGTTTCCGGTATCCAAGTTTGAAGCGTATAGGAGGGATAGGCTTGCTGAGATTTTAGCGAAAAAGGGAATAGCCTATCTCTGGCTTGGAGACCTCTTGGGAGGATATAGGACTGGAGGATTCGAGAATTACATGAAGACCGACGATTTTAAAAGAGGACTCCAGAGACTTATCGAGGAAGCCGATATAAGAAGAACATGCATCATGTGTCTCGAACGGAAACAGAGGTACTGCCATAGAAGGTTCATAGCTAAGGCCCTTGAGGAACGGGGATTCGAGGTTTTAGAAATACCCTAA